In Nicotiana tabacum cultivar K326 chromosome 19, ASM71507v2, whole genome shotgun sequence, one DNA window encodes the following:
- the LOC107807770 gene encoding putative 3-hydroxyisobutyrate dehydrogenase-like 2, mitochondrial yields the protein MTSYPVPINPTQTRIGWIGTGVMGGAMASRLLSAGYAVTIYARSPSKVVHLQSQGAHLADSPADLARNSDVIFTMLGHPSDVRQIVLEGLISSVNPNCVIIDHTSSHPVLAKQIFDAAREKNCWTVDAPVSGGDIGAREGKLAIFAGGNEDVVKWLKPLFDVLGKVTFVGGPGKGQSCKIANQIVVGGNLLGLSEGLVFAEKAGLDKMKFVEAIKGGAAGSKVMELFGERMIGRDFRPGGFTEYMVKDLGMGLDVGAEQSDDVVVLPGAALSKQLFSAMVANGDGKLGTQGLITVIERINGLASERS from the coding sequence ATGACTTCCTACCCAGTTCCCATAAACCCGACCCAGACCCGCATAGGATGGATAGGCACAGGCGTAATGGGTGGCGCCATGGCGTCTCGCCTTCTCTCCGCTGGCTATGCCGTCACAATCTACGCCCGCAGTCCTTCTAAAGTTGTTCATCTTCAATCCCAAGGCGCCCATCTTGCTGATTCCCCAGCTGATCTTGCGCGTAATAGTGATGTTATTTTCACTATGTTGGGTCACCCATCAGATGTTCGACAAATTGTCTTAGAGGGTTTGATTTCTTCTGTCAACCCCAATTGCGTCATTATTGATCACACCAGCAGCCACCCAGTACTCGCTAAGCAAATCTTTGATGCTGCCCGTGAGAAGAATTGCTGGACTGTTGACGCTCCGGTGTCTGGAGGAGATATTGGGGCGAGAGAAGGGAAATTGGCAATTTTTGCTGGTGGAAATGAGGATGTGGTGAAGTGGTTAAAGCCTTTGTTTGATGTGTTGGGAAAGGTGACTTTTGTGGGTGGACCAGGAAAGGGGCAAAGCTGTAAAATTGCAAATCAGATTGTCGTTGGAGGGAACTTGCTGGGGTTGAGTGAAGGATTGGTGTTTGCGGAGAAGGCGGGGTTGGATAAGATGAAGTTTGTGGAGGCAATCAAGGGAGGAGCAGCTGGGTCTAAGGTTATGGAGTTGTTTGGAGAAAGAATGATTGGGAGAGACTTTAGGCCTGGTGGGTTTACAGAGTACATGGTGAAGGACTTGGGAATGGGTTTGGACGTTGGAGCGGAGCAGAGTGACGATGTTGTGGTGTTGCCTGGTGCTGCATTGTCTAAGCAGTTGTTTTCTGCTATGGTTGCTAATGGAGATGGGAAGCTTGGCACTCAAGGGCTTATTACTGTTATAGAGAGGATCAATGGCTTGGCAAGTGAGAGATCATGA
- the LOC142173775 gene encoding large ribosomal subunit protein uL3c-like produces the protein MEAGVGAMGTKLGKMSYLEPSGTVIPITVVEFSEGNIVTQVESEANDGYDGVQEFRLLAVDGFEVTRQIDFKELFEEGDFVNVSGTKGFQGNYNDVKFGTDNCSFHCSKF, from the exons ATGGAAGCCGGAGTTGGTGCCATGGGAACAAAGCTAGGTAAGATGAGTTACTTAGAACCTTCTGGAACTGTCATACCTATAACCGTGGTTGAGTTTAGCGAAGGTAACATTGTTACTCAGGTTGAAAGTGAGGCTAATGATGGATACGATGGCGTTCAA GAGTTTAGGCTGCTGGCTGTGGATGGATTCGAGGTGACACGGCAGATTGATTTTAAGGAGTTGTTCGAAGAGGGTGATTTTGTTAATGTATCTGGTACCAAAGGATTTCAAGGTAATTATAATGATGTCAAATTTGGAACTGACAACTGTAGTTTTCATTGCTCCAAGTTTTGA